A stretch of Ischnura elegans chromosome 4, ioIscEleg1.1, whole genome shotgun sequence DNA encodes these proteins:
- the LOC124157124 gene encoding kin of IRRE-like protein 2 has product MGRFGRCLGWMLLCTLACFKGAPGIRLMEVRIPMHTVRDHSARLECHFDMEGESLYSVKWYKDGNEFYRYLPRDMPPAQVFPLPGVAIDILNSTESTVVLSSVNLSSTGRYRCEVSAEAPSFQTVSDHGDMVVVALPEEGPRITGGRPRYQAGDIVRVNCTSGRSKPAAQLMWFINGEQANSSFLRGPFIASDREGLETSTLGLEFKVRPKHFRRGGDMKLKCLATIATVYWRSNEESVEGDRPHKAPALETRKWTQGDAAAAEASSSGEFGADRSGGTSSTRSALTWLHLLLLLLSAAYNIFVSSTSGVRPLDR; this is encoded by the exons GTGCCCCTGGGATTCGTCTGATGGAGGTGAGGATTCCAATGCACACAGTGAGAGACCATAGCGCTCGATTGGAGTGTCACTTCGACATGGAAGGGGAGTCCCTCTACTCCGTCAAGTGGTACAAGGACGGAAACGAGTTCTACAGATACCTCCCCAGGGACATGCCCCCAGCGCAGGTCTTCCCACTGCCCGGAGTCGCAATCGAC ATCCTCAATTCGACGGAGAGCACGGTGGTTTTGTCTTCGGTGAACCTGTCGAGCACCGGCCGCTACCGCTGCGAGGTGTCCGCCGAGGCCCCGTCCTTCCAGACCGTCTCCGACCACGGAGACATGGTCGTCGTCG CCCTGCCTGAAGAGGGTCCTCGCATCACGGGAGGCCGTCCTCGCTACCAAGCTGGCGACATTGTCCGCGTCAACTGCACATCCGGGCGTTCAAAGCCGGCCGCACAACTCATGTGGTTTATCAATGGGGAACAG GCGAATTCCTCTTTCCTACGCGGCCCGTTCATAGCGAGTGACCGCGAGGGACTGGAGACTTCGACGCTGGGATTGGAGTTCAAGGTGCGGCCTAAGCACTTTCGTCGTGGCGGCGACATGAAGCTCAAGTGCCTAGCGACCATCGCCACGGTGTACTGGCGCAGCAACGAGGAGAGCGTGGAGGGCGACCGGCCACACAAGGCACCCGCGCTCGAGACAAGAAAGTGGACGCAAGGGGACGCTGCAGCCGCTGAGGCCTCTTCATCGGGGGAGTTCGGAGCAGATAGGAGTGGAG GCACATCGTCGACGAGGTCTGCTCTCACGTGGCTCCACCTGTTGCTCCTTCTCCTCTCGGCCGCCTACAACATCTTCGTCTCCTCAACGAGCGGCGTGCGCCCCCTCGATAGGTAA